The nucleotide window CTGTATGAGGCAGGAGGATGGCAAATTCCTCACCGCCGAAGCGATAAACGCTGTCCGAATTCCGCACCGCCTTTTCCAGCTCAGCTGCTGCCAGCTTCAGGATGTGATCTCCCACTACGTGGCCGTGTTGATCGTTAACGTCCTTGAAGTGGTCCAGATCACACAGAATCAGTGAATAGGTATCTCCATGGCGGTCTCCAAGGGAGCATGCGCGCGCCAGAACCTCGTCCATGGCCCGCTTGTTGGGTACCCCGGTCAGGGAGTCTGTCAGTGCGGCCTGTTCGATGGCGATGAACTGGCAGGCATTGCGAACCGGGCAGATGGCCGCAGCCAGCATCAGTTCAATGCCCTCCAGTTCCTGTTCGGTAAATTTCTGGCGCCGGCTGAACGAGACGGTCCCGTAAAAACTACCCTCCAGGTTGAGCCGATAATCACAACGATGAGGCCCACCCATACCGGTGGCATACACAAATTCGCGGGCGGCTATCTGGTGCCGATAGTTCATGCAGTCGAAGGGCACCACAGAGCTGAGTTCTTCGGCCAGAATGGCCAGCTGGGTTTCCAGGTTGAGTGTTGTCGAAAGCCTGCGGGTCAGTCGGGTAAGAACGTCCGGGGACTCACTCCACTCCCGGTGAGCCTGCCTGAGCGCTGCCAGCTTCTGGGGTTGAGGTCCGGACTTGTTGATCCTGGGGATATTTTTCACTCTACGCGACCTGTTAAATAGATTTTTTCTACTCTAAGCAAATAATTGGCCAGTATAGTAATAAGCAATAAAAACAAACAGATGAAAATTAGTCATAACGTGATTTATAGATATTTTGGCGGTGAAAGTGAACAGTGTGTCAACAAACCGGCAGTGATTTGCCGGGGCAACCGGATCGTTAAAATGTCGGACAAGGGCCTTGGGCTTGCCTGTGCCTGTGGTAAACTTCTGCGCTTATTCTTTGCTGCCAGTAGCGAGTGAGCGACGAACTTTATGAGGTTTCAGGCCCCCGAAAGTCTTTCCGAGCAGATAGCCCAGCACATCGGGCAGCGAATTGTGACCGGTGATCTCAGGCCGGGCGAACGGATCCAGGAGCTCAAGGTAGCCGGAGAACTCAACGTCAGCCGCGGCTCTGTGCGCGAAGCCCTGTTAATTCTGCAGCGCCGCCATCTGGTGGAGATTTTCCCCCGCCGGGGCGCGGTGGTTTCCCGGTTGACCCCGGAACTGGTCAACAGCCTCTACGATATCTATATCGACCTGCTGTGCATGTTGGGGCGCAAGGTGCTTGAGCGCTGGTCCGGCCAGCAGTTGTCCGGCGTCATGGGACAGGTACGTGAACTCCAGGCAGTGATCGATGCGCTGAACTCCTCTGGCGGCGACGCGGCGGAGCAGGTGATAGACGCAGGGTTCGGGGTCATGCGATACGCCTACGGCCTGGTGGAAAATCCGTTCCTGGAAGAGACCCTGGAAAACTTCCGACCCGCCATCAGTCGTACCTATTTTGTCGCCCTCGAGAACTTCCGGGACGAGCTGGAGGAAACCGGTCGCTTTTTCAGGCTGCTTGCTGACGCCGCAGTCCGCGGTGATTCCCCCGGCCTGGAACAGGCAATCTGCGAATTTGGTGAGCATCAGCGCCAACAGGTATTGAGTATTCTCAGGGAAGAGGTGAGCACCTGACATGCGCCTGAAATCCATCAAACTGTCCGGTTTCAAGTCTTTCGTGGACCCGACCACGGTACCCTTTCCCTCCAACATGACCGCGGTCGTGGGCCCCAACGGCTGTGGCAAGTCCAATATCATTGATGCCGTGCGCTGGGTCATGGGTGAAAGTTCTGCCAAGTACCTCCGTGGTGAGTCCATGTCGGACGTCATTTTCAACGGCTCCAGTGCCCGCAAGCCCGTCGGCCAGGCGTCGATCGAGCTGGTCTTCGATAACAGCGACGGCTCCGCGCCCGGTGAATTCGTTCGCTTCAACGAAATCTCGGTCCGGCGCCGGGTCTCACGCGAAGGTCAGTCGGAATACTTCCTCAACGGCTCCAAATGCCGTCGCCGCGACATCACCGATCTGTTTCTGGGCACCGGCCTGGGTCCGCGCAGCTACGCCATCATCGAGCAGGGCATGATTTCCCGGCTGATTGAAGCGAAGCCTGAGGAACTGCGGGTGTATATCGAAGAGGCGGCGGGCATCTCCAAGTACAAGGAGCGCCGCAAGGAAACCGAGAGTCGCATACGCCGGACTCAGGAGAACCTCGAGCGCCTGACCGATCTGCGGGAAGAGCTGGGGCGCCAGTTGCAGCACTTGGAGCGACAGGCTCAGGCGGCCGAAAAGTACAAGGCCTACAAGCAGGAAGAGCGCCAGAAGAAAGCCGAGCTGACAGTGCTGCGTTGGCAGACCCTGGACAAGGACCTGCAAACCTGGCGCTCCCGCATCCGCGATACCGAACTGGAATTGGAAAAGCAACTATCTGAGCGTGTCGGTCTGGAAACCTCCCTGGAATCCCTGCGGGGAAGCCATCAGGAGCGGAACGAGCACTTCAACAGGGCCCAGGCCCGCTATTACGAAGCCGGTGCCGACATAGCCCGCATCGAACAGAGCCTGGAACACCAGCGTGAACGCAGCCGGCAGACGGCCGCAGAACTGGACCAGGCCATGGCCAACCAGCGCGAACTGGCCCGTGAGCTGGAGCAGGACCAGGAAAAGCTGTCCGGCATTCAGGCAGACCTGGATATGCTGGAGCCTGAGCAGGAGGCGTTGACGCTGAAATCCGAGGAGTCCGGCGAAAAGCTTCAGAGTGCCGAAGATGCCATGAGTGATTGGCAGCACAACTGGGAGGACTTCAGTGCCCGTTCGGCAGATTCCCGTCGGCAGGCGGAACTGGCGCAGTCCCGTATACGCTCTCTGGAAAACGCGATTGAACAACTACTGACCCGTCAGCAAAGACTCAAAGACGAGCAGGAGTTGCTTGAGAGCCAGCTTGACCGCGCTGAACTGGATGACTTCCTTGAACAGCAGGAAACCCTGGAATTGCAGCGGGAAGAAGCCTCGGAGCGAATCGAAACAGTTCAGGATGAGCTCCAGGAAGCGCGCCACCAGCAGCGGGATGCCGAACAGGCAACAACCGACGCTCGCCAACAGGTCCAGAGCCTGAGAGCATCACTGGAATCCCAGCAGGCATTGCTGGACGAACAGATGGGCGGCCACGACGATGCCCTGCAGGCGTGGCTGAATGAGCGGGGTCTGAGCAACAGCCCGCGGCTGGCCAGGCAGCTCCGGATCGAGGATGGCTGGGAATTTGCGGTAGAGCAGGTGATCGGCCGGTTCACCCAGGGGCTCAGCGTTCCGGGCCTGGGTTCCGTGCAATCGGAGATGGCCGCTGCCCCCCGTGGCTTGGCGTTGGTAAGCAGTGAATCAGGCAGTACCGGGCCATCAGAAGGGCTTGCCGGCAAAGTAACCGGTGCCGGTGGTATGGCGTCCGTGCTCGCGCTGGTGGAGACAGCGGAGACCATGGAGGAAGCCCTTGGTTGCCAAAGCACGCTGGCGCCGGGCAAGAGCATTATTACGCGCGAGGGCGCGTGGCTGTCGGCTGACTGGATCCTGATGCCGGATTCCGATGCCGCACAGGTTGGCGTGATTGAGCGCCAGAAAAAGGTCACCGCACTGGCAGAGGAGCTGGAGCAGGCAGAGGCTGCCCTGGAAATCGCGACGGATAATCTGGACC belongs to Marinobacter sp. SS13-12 and includes:
- a CDS encoding GGDEF domain-containing protein; this encodes MKNIPRINKSGPQPQKLAALRQAHREWSESPDVLTRLTRRLSTTLNLETQLAILAEELSSVVPFDCMNYRHQIAAREFVYATGMGGPHRCDYRLNLEGSFYGTVSFSRRQKFTEQELEGIELMLAAAICPVRNACQFIAIEQAALTDSLTGVPNKRAMDEVLARACSLGDRHGDTYSLILCDLDHFKDVNDQHGHVVGDHILKLAAAELEKAVRNSDSVYRFGGEEFAILLPHTDECHARAVADRILEYIRSISVNCGDVDVSVTTSCGVAQRLPDESADQWLARADEALYRAKDHGRNCTRVFAVIGN
- a CDS encoding GntR family transcriptional regulator, which codes for MRFQAPESLSEQIAQHIGQRIVTGDLRPGERIQELKVAGELNVSRGSVREALLILQRRHLVEIFPRRGAVVSRLTPELVNSLYDIYIDLLCMLGRKVLERWSGQQLSGVMGQVRELQAVIDALNSSGGDAAEQVIDAGFGVMRYAYGLVENPFLEETLENFRPAISRTYFVALENFRDELEETGRFFRLLADAAVRGDSPGLEQAICEFGEHQRQQVLSILREEVST
- the smc gene encoding chromosome segregation protein SMC, producing MRLKSIKLSGFKSFVDPTTVPFPSNMTAVVGPNGCGKSNIIDAVRWVMGESSAKYLRGESMSDVIFNGSSARKPVGQASIELVFDNSDGSAPGEFVRFNEISVRRRVSREGQSEYFLNGSKCRRRDITDLFLGTGLGPRSYAIIEQGMISRLIEAKPEELRVYIEEAAGISKYKERRKETESRIRRTQENLERLTDLREELGRQLQHLERQAQAAEKYKAYKQEERQKKAELTVLRWQTLDKDLQTWRSRIRDTELELEKQLSERVGLETSLESLRGSHQERNEHFNRAQARYYEAGADIARIEQSLEHQRERSRQTAAELDQAMANQRELARELEQDQEKLSGIQADLDMLEPEQEALTLKSEESGEKLQSAEDAMSDWQHNWEDFSARSADSRRQAELAQSRIRSLENAIEQLLTRQQRLKDEQELLESQLDRAELDDFLEQQETLELQREEASERIETVQDELQEARHQQRDAEQATTDARQQVQSLRASLESQQALLDEQMGGHDDALQAWLNERGLSNSPRLARQLRIEDGWEFAVEQVIGRFTQGLSVPGLGSVQSEMAAAPRGLALVSSESGSTGPSEGLAGKVTGAGGMASVLALVETAETMEEALGCQSTLAPGKSIITREGAWLSADWILMPDSDAAQVGVIERQKKVTALAEELEQAEAALEIATDNLDRLLERSERAEAARDEAQARLAAADRELATLSSKISGLKARAEQIDARLQRIRDDLADVSMNLEEQQEQLQETREEWQQALASTEDSDEEKERLLERRDLLRENLDRLRQEARHDRDHAHQLQLQLQSLNSQRDGLHQTIERTQLQKERIDERLDILRESRENAEEPIEDLQMQLEGLLDRRLAEEEKLGVARDALEEIDQEVREREQRRSRIEHTIQDVRADLEKLKMESQALEIRAGNHLEQLEELDVRLQEVLSTLPEDASEKGWAEELEKLASRIQRLGAINLAAIEEYQVQSERKTYLDSQHEDLMEALETLDTAIRKIDRETRQRFKETFDQVNGGLQALFPKVFGGGNAYLELTGEDLLETGVAIMARPPGKKNSTIHLLSGGEKALTAIALVFSIFQLNPAPFCMLDEVDAPLDDANVGRYANLVKEMSKQVQFIYITHNKIAMEMADQLMGVTMHEQGCSRLVSVDVEEATALVEA